A single window of Arcobacter venerupis DNA harbors:
- the gltX gene encoding glutamate--tRNA ligase — protein sequence MAITRFAPSPTGYLHIGGLRTSLYSYLWARKTGGVFRLRVEDTDTARNNEDAMEAIINAFDWVGLNYDGEVFYQSRRTDIYKIYIDKLLESGKAYKCYMSKDELDALRTAQEAAKQSPRYDGTWRPEDGKVLPAIPEGVEPVIRIKAPTRGTIEFDDGVKGYMKFDANQVDDYVIARSNGMPTYNFVVAIDDALMEMTDVIRGDDHLSNTPKQIVIYNALGFKVPKFYHVAMINNPSGKKLSKRDGAMDVMDYKRLGYLPEALLNFLVRLGWSHGDQEIFSMEEMLELFDPNNLNKSASSFNGEKLLWLNSEYIKAVSNDRLIEELKFFDLDLTHHAKKTELLDLSKQRAQTLVELKKSVTDILDIPTSYEESGVKKFVKEDTKDFLEKYLELLEKNKDELYNVENVEAITKPFIEQNGLKFPQLFQPIRIALTGGTQAPSVYDIIAILGFSEVSARLKEALKRNFQNT from the coding sequence ATGGCAATAACAAGATTTGCACCAAGTCCAACTGGTTACCTTCATATTGGAGGTTTACGAACATCTTTATATAGTTATTTGTGGGCAAGAAAAACAGGTGGTGTATTTAGATTAAGAGTTGAAGATACAGACACAGCTAGAAATAATGAAGATGCAATGGAAGCTATTATTAATGCTTTTGATTGGGTTGGGTTAAATTATGATGGAGAAGTATTTTATCAATCAAGAAGAACAGATATTTATAAAATATATATTGATAAATTACTTGAAAGTGGTAAAGCATATAAATGTTACATGAGTAAAGATGAACTTGATGCTTTAAGAACAGCACAAGAAGCGGCAAAACAAAGTCCAAGATATGATGGAACTTGGAGACCAGAAGATGGTAAGGTATTGCCAGCAATTCCTGAAGGAGTTGAACCAGTTATTAGAATTAAAGCACCAACAAGAGGAACAATAGAGTTTGATGATGGTGTAAAAGGTTATATGAAATTTGATGCTAACCAAGTTGATGATTATGTAATTGCTAGATCTAATGGAATGCCAACTTATAACTTTGTTGTTGCTATTGATGATGCATTAATGGAAATGACTGATGTAATAAGAGGCGATGATCATTTATCAAATACACCAAAACAAATTGTAATTTATAATGCTTTAGGATTTAAAGTTCCTAAATTCTATCATGTTGCAATGATTAATAATCCATCTGGTAAAAAACTATCTAAAAGAGATGGTGCTATGGATGTTATGGATTATAAAAGATTAGGTTATTTACCAGAAGCATTGTTGAACTTTTTAGTAAGATTAGGTTGGTCACATGGGGATCAAGAAATATTTTCTATGGAAGAGATGTTAGAATTATTTGATCCAAATAACTTAAATAAATCAGCCTCTTCATTTAATGGTGAAAAACTTTTATGGTTAAATTCAGAGTACATAAAAGCAGTTTCAAATGATAGATTAATAGAAGAGTTAAAATTCTTTGATTTAGATTTAACACATCATGCTAAAAAGACAGAACTATTAGATTTATCAAAACAGAGAGCTCAAACTCTAGTTGAATTAAAAAAATCTGTTACAGATATTTTGGATATTCCAACTTCTTATGAAGAGAGTGGAGTTAAAAAATTTGTAAAAGAAGATACAAAAGATTTCTTAGAAAAATATCTTGAATTATTAGAAAAAAATAAAGATGAGTTATATAATGTTGAAAATGTAGAAGCAATTACTAAACCATTTATTGAACAAAATGGATTGAAATTTCCACAATTATTTCAACCAATAAGAATAGCATTAACTGGTGGAACTCAAGCACCATCTGTTTATGACATCATCGCAATATTAGGTTTTAGTGAGGTTTCTGCAAGGTTAAAAGAAGCTCTTAAAAGAAATTTTCAAAATACTTGA
- a CDS encoding RNA recognition motif domain-containing protein has product MNIYVGNLSYRTNDKDLEELFTKFGAVKSAKVIMDRETGKSKGFGFIEMEDSSAGTKAIEALNGNESEGRTLRVNEAKPREERPRRQF; this is encoded by the coding sequence ATGAATATTTACGTAGGAAATTTATCATACAGAACAAATGATAAAGATTTAGAAGAGCTTTTCACAAAGTTTGGTGCAGTAAAAAGTGCAAAAGTTATAATGGATAGAGAAACAGGAAAATCAAAAGGTTTTGGTTTTATTGAAATGGAAGATTCATCAGCTGGTACTAAAGCAATCGAAGCTTTAAATGGTAATGAAAGCGAAGGTAGAACTTTAAGAGTTAATGAAGCTAAACCTAGAGAAGAAAGACCAAGAAGACAATTCTAA
- a CDS encoding response regulator transcription factor: MKILLLEDDLILSEIIEEHLISQNHEITTVFTGFDAQDLLYSKKFDLLLLDVNVPLLNGFELLKDLRLKEILTPAIFLTSLNQVDDIEKGFKSGCDDYIKKPFELKELDIRINNIKRLFNIENDNLIQISKDIYLDKKNLLIKKEQNQIHIAKKESEVLEYLINNSTKTVSIEELSLNVWAYEDAPISSTIRTYIKNLRKILGDEYIINLRGVGYRFNKK; the protein is encoded by the coding sequence ATGAAAATATTATTATTAGAAGATGATTTAATACTTAGTGAAATTATAGAAGAACATTTAATTTCACAAAACCACGAGATAACAACTGTTTTTACAGGTTTTGACGCACAAGATTTGCTTTACAGCAAAAAATTTGATTTATTACTTTTAGATGTAAATGTTCCTTTATTAAATGGCTTTGAACTATTAAAAGATTTAAGACTCAAAGAGATTCTTACACCAGCCATATTTTTAACCTCTCTAAATCAAGTAGATGATATAGAAAAAGGTTTTAAATCTGGTTGTGATGACTACATAAAAAAACCCTTCGAATTAAAAGAATTAGATATAAGAATAAACAATATTAAAAGATTATTTAATATTGAAAATGATAATTTAATACAAATCTCAAAAGATATATATTTAGACAAAAAAAATCTTTTAATTAAAAAAGAACAAAATCAAATACACATAGCTAAAAAAGAGAGCGAAGTTTTAGAATATTTGATAAATAATAGCACTAAAACTGTAAGTATTGAAGAGCTTAGTTTAAATGTTTGGGCTTATGAAGATGCTCCTATTTCTTCAACAATTAGAACTTATATAAAGAATCTTAGAAAAATTCTAGGAGATGAATATATAATAAATTTAAGAGGAGTAGGTTATAGATTTAACAAGAAGTGA
- a CDS encoding sensor histidine kinase: MVFIAILYYQNEKILYFDLTKSNMQNEVSKISSEIILSHMKGSEFNKKKLLEKEDYKVSFYDKNKNKIYGNLDEKIDFTKKIIDAKNSFILIDDSVLGHLDIYYIALKENMYFKKIEELKLNIIAVFFAIYLIIAIIGFYLAKLFLKPIKEEREKLNNFIKDTTHELNTPISAILMSTENKNLTEKQIERIKISAKRVSEIYNDLTYLFLEDKDTIKKIQEFNLKDLINEQLEYLELLSSKKRITLNKNIEDTIYKINKDDFIRIFNNLISNAIKYNKMGGTIEVTLQNNILIISDTGIGIEKEKLEDIYSRYYRATQEQGGFGIGLNIVNKICKIYNIKINVESQINKGTIFTLYFK; encoded by the coding sequence ATGGTATTTATCGCTATTCTTTATTATCAAAATGAAAAAATACTATATTTTGATTTAACTAAATCAAATATGCAAAATGAGGTCTCTAAAATTTCCTCAGAAATTATACTTTCACATATGAAAGGAAGTGAATTTAATAAGAAAAAACTCTTGGAAAAAGAAGATTATAAAGTATCTTTTTATGATAAAAACAAAAATAAGATATATGGAAATCTTGATGAAAAAATAGATTTTACAAAAAAGATTATTGATGCAAAAAATAGTTTTATCTTAATTGATGATTCAGTTTTAGGTCACTTAGATATCTATTATATTGCTTTAAAAGAGAATATGTATTTTAAAAAGATTGAAGAGTTGAAATTAAATATAATTGCAGTATTTTTTGCCATTTATTTAATTATTGCAATTATTGGATTTTATTTGGCGAAGCTTTTTTTAAAACCAATAAAAGAAGAACGAGAAAAACTAAATAATTTCATAAAAGATACAACACACGAATTAAATACCCCAATTAGTGCTATTTTAATGTCAACAGAAAATAAAAATCTAACTGAAAAACAAATTGAAAGAATAAAAATTAGTGCTAAAAGAGTCTCTGAAATCTACAATGATTTAACTTATCTATTTTTAGAAGATAAAGACACAATAAAAAAAATTCAAGAGTTTAATTTAAAAGATTTGATAAATGAACAATTAGAATATTTAGAGTTATTGTCATCAAAAAAACGAATTACTTTAAATAAAAATATAGAAGATACTATATATAAAATAAATAAAGATGATTTTATTAGAATATTTAACAATCTAATTTCAAATGCAATAAAATATAATAAAATGGGTGGAACTATTGAAGTAACACTTCAAAATAATATATTAATAATATCTGATACAGGTATTGGGATAGAAAAAGAAAAATTGGAAGATATTTATAGTAGATATTACAGAGCAACACAAGAACAAGGTGGTTTTGGTATAGGTTTAAATATTGTAAATAAAATTTGTAAAATTTATAATATAAAAATCAATGTTGAATCTCAAATAAATAAAGGCACAATCTTTACTCTTTACTTTAAGTAA